In a genomic window of Acropora muricata isolate sample 2 chromosome 2, ASM3666990v1, whole genome shotgun sequence:
- the LOC136909093 gene encoding uncharacterized protein, translating into MVNCCVPGCTNYSAKSANISYHKIPKDPQLQKAWISRLRRENLPPLKNCYVCSEHFDNECFESDFMEQLIREKKRKRLKVDAIPSIFTFTSPTAVSSKRRATTENRIERKRQKEVRCNVTVNFHHAANVKFFLFLYQTLENILAPSSSGSFADATHEESDMEISEDELVPSDTRDIGIQCCLENRFMVTTTISTQTNKADIYADTADACIQVDENSTLEKLNILHDHTYATSPVSPVVSPQKSLKGISPQKSCGSYPWSDDEEGKLFSNDEDDDDCIISSQERHSTTDTEPESECYLESCISEAKYLVFWSSLKELFRFCMKCGSTITEISFASTGSMLTVRTSCMNEHDSSWNSQPILSSTPVGNLLLCSSILFTGNTFKKIQNFAACLGLKFLSERVFYRHQDRYLFPVINDAWEKERQTVVEELIDKPIVNLNGDGRCDSPGHNAKYGTYTFMDSDTGKIVSFSVVQVTETTSSNAMEKEGFVRCISSLENGDDVSIDRITTDRHTVITSTMVKDYPHIKHQYDVWHVSKSVVKKLNKKAKLKSCQDLSRWIQSVSNHLWWSAATCNGDVKLLREKWVSVLHHVRNKHSWNDAELFRKCAHPCLTRREVKRKCWLKPGTPAYVALEEVVLQEGDLFTPLLQPKLLKDLANLTDFCHTGGLEVYHSMILKYCPKREHFSYKGMVARTQLAAIDNNHNTGRKQAVIQRGERVGEARYRPCFPKMHRRWVVKPVLEKKSYAFLPELQKKVLGMCNGTEDPLEPTAVDLPPNIASDSAPGK; encoded by the exons ATGGTGAATTGTTGCGTGCCTGGATGCACCAACTATTCAGCTAAATCCGCAAATATAAGCTATCATAAGATTCCAAAGGATCCACAACTACAAAAAGCTTGGATTTCTCGTCTGAGAAGAGAAAATCTGCCGCCGTTGAAGAATTGCTACGTCTGTAGCGAACACTTCGATAATGAATGCTTCGAATCTGACTTCATGGAACAGCTGatcagagagaaaaaaagaaaaaggttaaaGGTAGACGCGATTCCAAGCATCTTTACGTTTACATCACCTACCGCTGTTTCAAGCAAAAGAAGAGCCACAACTGAAAACCGTATCGAACGAAAACGACAAAAAGAGGTACGTTGTAATGTTACTGTTAATTTTCATCATGCTGCCAACGTAAAgttcttcttatttttatatcAGACACTAGAAAACATACTTGCTCCAAGTAGTAGTGGATCATTTGCTGATGCGACGCATGAAGAGAGTGACATGGAAATCTCCGAGGATGAGCTCGTACCTTCAGATACAAGGGACATTGGAATCCAGTGTTGCCTAGAAAATAGATTCATGGTCACAACAACTATCTCGACGCAGACAAATAAGGCGGATATCTATGCTGACACTGCTGACGCTTGTATTCAAGTAGATGAAAATTCAACACTTGAGAAATTAAACATTCTCCATGATCACACCTATGCTACTTCACCTGTCTCCCCAGTTGTATCACCACAAAAATCATTGAAGGGTATCTCTCCTCAAAAATCGTGTGGTTCGTACCCCTGGTCTGATGACGAAGAAGGGAAGCTCTTTTcgaatgatgaagatgatgatgactgCATAATTTCTTCACAGGAAAGACATTCTACCACAGACACAGAGCCTGAATCTGAATGTTACCTTGAGAGCTGTATCAGTGAGGCAAAATATCTGGTATTTTGGTCCTCCTTAAAGGAGTTGTTCAGATTTTGCATGAAATGTGGATCAACCATTACTGAAATCAGCTTTGCCAGCACAGGAAGCATGCTAACTGTAAGAACAAGCTGCATGAATGAGCATGACTCCTCGTGGAATTCACAGCCAATCCTGAGTAGCACACCAGTTGGAAACCTTCTTCTTTGCTCGTCCATTTTGTTTACTGGCAACACTTTCAAAAAGATCCAGAACTTTGCTGCGTGTTTAGGATTAAAATTTCTTAGCGAGAGAGTTTTTTATCGACATCAAGATAGGTATCTGTTCCCTGTTATCAATGATGCTTGGGAAAAGGAGAGACAAACTGTGGTGGAGGAACTTATAGATAAACCTATTGTGAACTTGAACGGTGATGGAAGATGTGACAGCCCCGGCCATAATGCTAAGTATGGGACATACACATTTATGGACAGTGACACgggaaaaattgtttctttctctgTGGTTCAGGTTACAGAAACCACTTCTTCAAATGCCATGGAGAAAGAGGGGTTTGTGAGGTGCATCAGCAGCCTAGAGAATGGGGATGATGTTTCCATTGACAGAATAACTACAGACAGGCACACAGTCATAACTAGCACTATGGTGAAGGACTATCCCCACATTAAGCACCAGTATGATGTTTGGCATGTGTCAAAGTCTGTTGTAAAGAAACTGAACAAGAAGGCCAAGCTGAAAAGTTGCCAAGACCTGTCTCGTTGGATTCAATCAGTCTCCAATCATCTCTGGTGGTCTGCAGCAACATGCAATGGAGATGTAAAGCTGTTAAGAGAGAAGTGGGTTTCTGTCCTTCATCATGTGAGAAACAAGCACTCATGGAATGATGCAGAACTATTTCGAAAGTGCGCACATCCCTGTCTCACCCGTAGAGAAGTGAAAAGAAAGTGCTGGCTTAAACCAGGAACCCCAGCTTATGTTGCTCTAGAAGAAGTGGTTCTccaagaggggg acctattcacccccctcctccAACCAAAACTGTTGAAGGATTTGGCAAACCTGACTGATTTCTGTCACACAGGTGGTCTTGAAGTTTACCACTCCATGATCCTTAAGTATTGTCCCAAGAGAGAGCACTTCTCCTACAAGGGTATGGTAGCTAGAACACAGCTGGCTGCCATTGACAACAACCATAACACAGGAAGGAAGCAAGCCGTAATTCAAAGGGGAGAAAGGGTAGGAGAGGCAAGATATCGTCCATGTTTTCCCAAGATGCACAGGCGTTGGGTTGTCAAGCCAGTATTGGAGAAGAAAAGTTATGCGTTCCTTCCTGAGCTGCAGAAGAAAGTTCTAGGGATGTGTAATGGCACAGAAGATCCCCTGGAGCCTACTGCAGTAGATTTACCACCGAATATTGCAAGTGATTCTGCACCAGGCAAATAA